From the Mycobacterium sp. 155 genome, the window TCGGCGCACCTGGGTCGTCATCGTCGGTTGCGAGCAGTGGTCGAGGTAGGCCAGGTCGGAGATCCGGGCTTGGCCCTGATCCTCGATCGTGGACAGCAACCGCGCCTGCGCCCACGGCAGCGGCAGCCGGGTACGTTGGTTGGCGAGGCGATTCAGTCGCGCTACGACAGAGAGCAATTCCGCACCGAGTTCGCTCTTGCGTTGAGTCACGGTGTCCTCCACGATGGGGGTCGGCATTTCACCATAGTTACATAGATTCTCTATGTAGTCCATGGGTCCCGTGGTGTCGCCTGTCACATGACGGCCATCGGACCACACCGATTCCGGCTGGCAGAATCGAGAAATGACCGCTCCCGGATCGGCGATCCAGCCACGGACAGCGGGTCCGTTGACCCCCGGCGAACTCGCCCAGGCTGCCGTGATGGCGGCGTTGTGTGCCGCCACGGCCATCATCGCGGTGGTGGTGCCGTTCGCAGCGGGCCTGTCGATGCTAGGCACCGTGCCGATGGGCCTCCTGGCTTACCGCTACCGGATGCGGGTGCTGCTCGCAGCCACCGTCGCCGGCGCCACCATCGCATTTCTGATCGCCGGACTGGGCGGCTTCATGACCGTGGTCAACTGCGCCTACATCGGTGGGCTGACCGGCATCGTGAAACGACGCGGACGCGGCACTCCGACGGTGCTGGCGGCGGCCGTCGTCGCCGGTGCGTTGTTCGGTATGGTGCTGGTCGGGGCCATGACCGTGCTGTCGCGGTTGCGCGTTCTCGCGTTCGAATCGATGACCGCCAATATCGACGGTCTGGCCGTGGCCATGGCGCGGGTCCCCGTCCTGCGGGACTTCGCCGACCCGCTCAAGCACGGCTTCGCCACGCTGCTGGACTACTGGCCCGTGCTGATCCTCGGCTCGGGGGTATTCAGCATTTGTTTCGTCAGCCTGGTGGGCTGGTGGGCGCTGTCGAGGGTGCTGGCCCGGCTGTCCGGTGTCCCCGATGTCCACAAACTCGTCGCCGACACCGCGGCGGGCGCGGTGGCGCCGGTGCCCGCCCGGCTGGCCGATGTTCGTTTCCGGTACCCGGGTGTCGACCACGACGCGCTCGGCCCGGTGTCGATGGATCTGCGGCCGGGCGAACATGTCGCAATCACCGGCCCCAACGGTTCCGGCAAGACCACTCTGATGCTGGTACTGGCAGGACGCGAACCCACGGCGGGCACAGTCGAACGCGCGGGCGCGGTCGGGCTGGGCCGCATCGGTGGAACCGCGGTGATCATGCAACACCCCGAAAGCCAGGTGCTCGGTACCCGGGTCGCCGACGATGTGGTGTGGGGGCTCCCGCCCGGCACGACGACAGATGTGGACCGGCTGTTGACCGAGGTCGGCCTCGACGGGCTGGCCGACCGGGACACGGGCGGGCTGTCCGGAGGCGAACTGCAGCGGTTGGCAGTCGCGGGTGCGCTCGCGCGGGAACCCGCCCTGCTCATCGCCGACGAGGTCACCAGCATGGTCGATCAGCACGGCCGCGACACCCTGATGACCGTGCTGTCGGGCCTGACCCAGCACCACCGGATGTCGCTGGTGCACATCACCCATTACGACGCCGAAGCGTCGTCGGCGGACCGTACGGTGAACCTGGGCGGCACAACCGACAACACCGACATGGTGCAGACCGCCGCCGTACCCGCCGGCACCATTCCCGGACATGAATCCGGTGCACCCGTGCTGGAACTGACGGCGGTCGGGCACGAGTACGCCAGCGGAACCCCGTGGGCCAAAACGGCCTTGCGAGACATCACGTTCACCGTCAACGAGGGCGACGGGCTTCTGATCCACGGCCTCAACGGTTCCGGCAAGTCCACCCTTGCGTGGATCATGGCCGGACTCACCGTGCCCACCTACGGCGCTTGCCTACTCGACGGTGCACCGGTGTCCGGTCAGGTCGGCGCCGTGGCGATGTCGTTCCAGGCGGCGCGCCTGCAGTTGATGCGCAGCAACGTCGAACGGGAGATCGCCTCGTCCGCTGGCTTCCCGGTCGAGGATCAGGCCCGCGTCGCGGCGACGCTGGCCACTGTCGGCCTGGATCCGGGACTGGCTCGGCGCCGCATCGACCAGCTCTCCGGCGGCCAGATGCGCCGGGTGGTGCTCGCCGGTCTGCTCGGCCGGTCACCGCGTGCGCTCATCCTCGACGAGCCGTTGGCCGGTCTGGACGCGGCCAGCCAGCGCGGATTATTGCGGTTGCTGGAGGATCTGCGGCGTGACACGGGGCTGACCGTCGTCGTCATCTCGCATGACTTCTCGGGCTTGGAGGACCTCTGCCCGCGCGCCTTGCATCTGCGCGAGGGAGTATTGGCGATGGCGCCCAGTGCAGCCGGAGGTGCCCGGTGACTGCGCCTTCCCGGGGACAACGCAGACCCATGGTGCTCCTGCGCCCGATACCCGGAGACAGCGTCATCCACCAACTGTGGGCCGGCACCAAGTTTCTGGCAGTCGCAGGCGTCGGAGTGCTGCTGACCTTCTATCCCGGCTGGGTGCCCATCGGATTCATCGCGGTACTGGTTCTGGTAGTGGCTCGGTTGGCGCACATCCCGCGGGGCGCGGTGCCGTCGGTGCCGTTCTGGCTGTGGATTCTGCTGGCGCTCGGTGCGGCGACCGCGACACTGGCCGGCGGTGCCCCGATCGTCGATGTCGGGTCAATACACATCGGCCTGGGCGGGCTGCTCAACTTCCTGCGCATCACCGCGTTGTCGATCGTCCTGCTGGGCCTCGGTGCCCTGGTGTCATGGACCACCAACGTCGCCGACATCGCTCCCGCTGTCGCGACATTGGGCCGCCCACTGCGGTTCGTGGGTGTCCCGGTGCACGACTGGGCGGTGACGATCGCGTTAGCGCTGCGGGCCTTCCCGATGCTGATCGACGAGTTCCGCACTCTCTACGCGGCGCGACGGCTGCGACCCAAGGAACGGGCCGAGTCCTTCGGGGCTCGCAGGCGGCAACGAGTGGGCGATCTCATCGACCTGTTGGCTGCATCCGTGACCGTGGCGTTGCGTCGCGCCGACGAGATGGGCGACGCTATCACCGCGCGCGGTGGCGCAGGCCAGATCTCGGCGTTGGCGTCCCGGCCCAAGGCTCGTGACTGGGTGGCGTTCGCGGTACTGATCGTGGTGTGCGGCAGTGCGTTGGCGTTGGAGCTGACGGTGCTCGGCACCAGCTCGCCGCGTAGGTGAGCAAATTAGCCAGTCAGCGTGCCGCTGCTCCGTTGGCAGCCCATTGCGCATCGGCCAGACTGGACGCGACGTCCCTGCGGCCCAGAAACATCTCGTCGAAATAGGGTCGCAGTGCCTGATATCCGGCGGGGAACCCAGGGCCTCCTGGCGCCGAGACGCGTGGTCCGCGCAGCACCCGGAAGAAGGGGCTGACGTCGACGCCCCGTGACTTCCAGTAGTCGTGGTAGACCGGTTGAGCCGCGAGCACCGCAGGCACTGCGGCGCCGTGCGCTCCGAGGAATTCGTTGCCCTGCTTGCTGCCCATCCACTCCAGTACCTGCCGTACCGCGCCTGGATGCTTGGTCGCCGAATTTGCCGCAGCGGCAATCCCATTGGTGACGCTCACTCGGCCCTTGGGCCCTTCGGACAGCATCACCACGCCCCAGCGAAACGGTGCCTGGTTGGCAACGGCCGCCAAGTTGAAGGTGCCGGACTGGAACAACGCCATCCTGCCCTGCAGGAACGTGTTGCGGGAGAAGTCACCGTTGCTGTTGGTGACCGAGGCCGGCGGCGCGACGTGGTCGGTGTTGATCAACCCGACCAGGTAGGTGAACGCCTCGACCGCTTGCGGATTGTCGAATGCGAACTGGTCCCCGACAGTGAACACACCCCCGGCCGACCCGATGTAGTTCAGGTAAATACCCTGCATGTCGTTGGCTGCGTTATAGCCCCACTGGTGGATTCGGGTTGGATCGAACCCGTCGGTGTTGGCGGTGCGCCCGTCGTCGTCGACGGTGAGCCGGGTCAACAGTGGGCGGAGCGTGTCGTCGGGCCCGTTCGACCAACGCAGCGTGAGCAATTCGGTGAGGTCGACCCCGTCCGCTTCGAGCAGATCCGCGTTGAAGAACACGGCGATGCCGGCGTCGGTCAACTGCGGTACTCCCCACAGCGCACCGTTTCGGGTGAATTGGCTGACCACCGACGGCTCCCAGGCGCGGGCAGCATTGGGGCCCAACGTCTTCCCGATGTCCAGCAACCGACCGCTGTCGGCGTAACCGGCGAAGTAGGCGTTGGAGAGCCAGAAGATGTCGTCGGCGCCGCCGCCGGCCACGTCGGTGCGCAACGTGTCGAAGTACGACGAGAACGCCACGGTGTTGACGCGCACCTCGATGTCAGGGTGCTCACGGCTGAACTCGGCGAATGATTCCCGGTACGCCGCGGCGGCCTGTTGATCCCACAGGCGCACGGTCACCACGGTGCGCCCCGACGGTTCGGTGTCGTGGCCCAGAAGCATGGCCAGCCCCAGCAGTACCGCCATGGTCAGCGCCAGGCCCGCGGCTGCCAGCGTCGAGAACCGGGGCGTCATTTGATTCCTGTGACGACGATCGAACGGGCGATGTTGCGTGACAGCGCGACGAAAAGCACCAGCAACGGCACGATCGCTACCGTCGTCGCGGCCATCACCAGTGTCCATTGCGCGTTGTACTGCGTCTGCAGGCCCGCGGTGGCGACCGTCAGCACCTGCCACTTGCTTCCGCTGGTGATCACCAACGGCCACAGGAAGTTGTTCCATTGCGTCACCACGGTGATGAGCCCGAGGGTCACCAGGATCGGCCGGCTGACCGGCACCACGACGTGGGTGATCACGTCCAGAGTGTTGGCGCCATCGAGACGGGCCGCACTGATCAGGTCGCCCGGGATGGACCGGAAGTACTCCCGTAGCAGGAAGATCGCGTACGGCGAGCCGAACACGAAAGGCAGCACCAGCGCCCAGAACGTGTTGCGTAGCCCGGCTTCGGCCATCATCAGATACAGCGGTATCACCGTCACCGTGGCCGGCACCATCAATGTGGCGATGTACACCCAGAACAACGTGTCGCGTCCCGGAAACTCCAGCCGGGCAAAGGCATAGGCAGCCAACACGGAGAACACCAACTGTCCGAGCAGGATGATGGCGGTCATCAAAGCCGTCACGACGATGGCCCGGCCGAAACCTGCGTCGGCCAGCCCCAGGTAGTTCTGAAGGGTTGGCGGTTTCGGCAGTGACATGGGTGAGTCAGTGTTGAACTGCTGTGCCGAGGTGAACGACGTGAGCAGCCCCAGTCCGAACGGCAGCAGCGTGATCACCGCGCCGAACACCAGCCCGGCGTAGATCGCGACGTTACGTGGGTTCATAGCTGATCCGGCGGCGAAAGTACAGATGCTGGACCACGGTGAAGCCGACCAGCAGGACGAAGAGCAGGATCGCCATCACCGACGCGCGCCCGATGGCGGCCGCGCCGAACGCCTCGGCGTAGATGCGATGCGCGACGAGATCGGTGCGCCCCTGCGGGCCGCCCGAGGTCAAGGCATAGACGGTGTCGAATACCTGGGCGGCACTGACGATTCCGGTGACCAGCACGAAGAACATCGTGGGCCGCAGCATCGGCAAGGTGATGTGGCGGAACCGTTGCCAGGAGTTCGCGCCGTCGGTACGGGCCGCATTGTGCACGTCCTCGGGGATGTTGAGGATCCCGGCCAGGAAGAACAGCGTGACATATCCGACGTTGGTCCAGATCACCACTGCCGACACCAGCGGCAGTGCCAGGCCCGGATCGGTGAGCCAGTCGATCTGATGGCCCAGCACCGTGCTGACCGCGCCGTCGGTGGGTGCCAGGATCCAGCGCCACAACACCGCAATGGCCAGCGGTGCGCAGATCCACGGCAGTACGTATACGGTGCGGAAGAAGCCACTCCCGGGCAGACCCCGAGCCAGTAGCGCTGCCGCAACCAGTCCCAACCCGGTTTGAGTCGGTACCACCAATAGCACGAACAACAGCGTGACCAGCAGTGACGTCGCGAACGACGAATCGGTGAGCACGTCCGTCCAATTGTCCAGCCCTACATAGCTGATCGGGCCCAACAAATCCCACCGATGCAGGCTGAGCCAGGCCACCACCAGCATCGGCAGCAACAGGAACGTGACGACGCCGAACAGGCTGGGTCCGACGAGCGCGTAGCCCAGTGCGGTGTCCCGGACACGCGATGTGGCCATTGAGCCATTAAAGCGGGTTGCGATTTCGGGTGACAGGCAGGCGGTCGTCCACCGGATGCCCACAGCATTCCGGTTGCTGGTCAGTCTGGAGCGCAGCGGGTTGGTCCGCGCCTTATGGTCGGATTCTGCCGAGTGGCGGCATCGCCACCACAGTCATGCGGCGAGTGAGTATGACGCCGGAAACAGTTGTGCGACCAGGGGTTCCGCACGGAACGGCCGCCAGTCGTCCACCGACACAGCGAGCCGGTCAAGGATGACGTGGACAACGGTGGCGTTCGCACCCAGCCCGAAATGAGAACCGAAGACCTCGACATTTTCGGCGTGCGGTCCGTCATCCACACAGGCCGTCTTCCATTGCACGATTCCGTCTGACTTGGAAAATATGGAGGTGATCGGCTGGAGAGGATTCTCGTGGTGCGTGCGCCACCGGTCTGACGAATATGACGGCGAGTGCTTGGCTTCGAAGAGGTCATGAATTTCGGCACCCGAAGACTGTCGCTGGGGGATCGTGTTGACCGGTGACCCCATGGTGATCACTCGGTCGACGAGATGCGGCCGCAACATGGCGAGTTCACGCGCAAACAAACCGCCCAGGCTCCAACCGACGATCGGTATCGGGCCGCCCTGCCGATTGGCGAGATCCTCCAGTCTCATCACAATGCCCTCGATGGCCGCGCGTGTCGGGCCGATGTTTCGGCCGAGCCGCCAGCCATGGGACCGATAGCCGGCCAGATCAATCGTCTTGCGCATCAATCGTGTGGACAGGTCGTCGGACATCAGGCCAGGAATCACGAGCACGTGTCGGCCTTGCCCTTCGCCGGCGTGCGCCATACCCAATGCGGGGATTGCACCGACGAATGCCATGTGCTCCGCCACGGCCCGATAGGGCTCCGCCAGATAGTGATACAGACTCGGCGTCTCTACTGCTACTCGATCACTCATGGTCGCGTTTCGCCCCTTCGTGTCGGTGCCGGCCGTATGGCGGTGGTGTGAACGGCAGTCGACTCGACAGTAGAGGTGGATCGACATGTGCGGGTGCGGTTTTGCGATGTCTATGTCGTGATCGAACTCAGTCTGCCCGCAGCGTTGTGTTCTGGGCGTGCACGGGCGTGTTCATTACAGAATTGCCAAGTGGGATTCGGTGTTCGGCGTAGCGAGGTCTGCCACCGGCGTGGCTTGTAGCAAGGAGAACCCGCCACCAACGAGTGGTGGCGGGTTCTCGTCGGCCAAAGAATGGCCAGCCGCCGTTGAGCGGGATTCTTACTTGGCAGCAGCAGCAGCCGGCTTGGCCGCAGCAGCAGCAGCTGGCTTGGCGACAGCAGCAGCCGGCTTGGCAGCGGTCTCGGTCTCGGTCAGGCTGGACTTCTCGATCACGGCCAGGGCGAAGTCGCGCTGCGCGGCGAGCAGGCGCTGGGCGATCGCGTAGTTGGCCTCCACAACCTCCTTGGGGCTGGGCAGGCTCGGCACCTCGCCGACGGAGATAGCCGGGAAGGTCGACAGGGCCTTCAGGCTCTCCTCGAGGTCCGGCAGTACGGTCTTCGCGCGCTCCAGCGATGCAATCCACTGGTCGGTGAGATGGTTTGCGATCTCGGTGTAGTCAGACATTTGGTTCTCCTTGTGTGGTATGGGGGTCCGCTGGGCGTGACCATCGATTTGTAGAGCTGCAGAAGCAACGAACTCTGCTCGTCGGTCAACAACCGTCGGCGCAAATCACAGCTTCCACCGCGTCACTCTTGTCGTCGGGTTCAACCGTCGGCAGCCGGCCGTCGCCGATTCAGGTTTGTCACACCGACACTGCGTACTATACAAAGCATTTGCATTATTTGCAACGCGATCGGGTGATCGGCTTGGGAATGGGAGTGAATCCGCTGTTGGGGTCGGCTTGCGGAGGAGGGGTCGCAGGCAACTGGCAATACCTAGAGTCGATTGTTGCCCAATGTGTTTCGAATGATCTCATTGACGACCTCCGGCTGCTCGATCCAGCAGAGGTGCCCCGCGCCGTCGAGTGTGACGACGGAGGCCTGGGGAAGCCGGCGCGCGAGATGAGCCGCGTTTTTGTACGGCAGCACGCGGTCGGCAGTGCCGTGCACGATCACCGCGGGCTGGCTGATCGGTCCTCGTTGCAATCCACGATTCAGATATGAGGCACATGCCTGGTACTGCGACCGCCAGCAGTCGACCGGCGTACTGGCCTGCATCCGTAGCTCCAGCAACTCGTTGAACTGCTCGGGATGTGCGTCAACCCATCCCGGCGCGAATGACAGTGGCATGGTCGCGCGAGCGAATCCCTCCGAGCCCAGAGACGCCGCGGAAGTCCAGGCATTTCGTATGGCCAATGGCACCGGATGTGAACCCACACCACCACTGGTGGTCGCTACCAGTACCAACGATGACACCGCTTCCGGATGACGCAGAGCGAGTGTCATGGCGATGTAACCGCCCATCGACGTCCCCACAATGTGCGCCGGACCCGCCGCGCATTGCCGTAGCACGTGGTAGGCATCGTCGGCCATCTGGGCAATGGAATACGGACCAGCGGGCTTGCCGGAACGTCCCGTACCCCGGTTGTCCATCAGCAGTACCCGAGCGACCTGGGAGAGTGGTTCGACCTGGTAGTGAAATGACCACGAGGCGTATCCGATGCCGGGGATGCACAGAATGTCTTCGCCGCTACCGGATTCGGAGACGAACAGACTTGTTCCGTCGGCTGCTACGGCTTCGCGATTGCGGATGTCGACTCTCACGGACGGTCACCCCTGGTGGGCGACGACTCGGTCATCGCCAGCACGGCTCCGTGCAGAGATTCGGTCGAATAGCGACATGTATTGCGCCCCAACACTATTGACTTAGTAAGAATTTGTCGGTATGTCATCGCGTTGCCTTCTTTCTCGCTGCGGTCTCTGGGCTGGCTGCGATGTAGGTGTCGCCGACGTCTGGACAAGCTGGACGTGCGCGGTGGCCGGTGCTGACGCCCCGTTCCGGCCGGCTGGCGTCGGCCATCCTTTCCTGGAACTTTAATGTCCCGCCGGTACACAGATTCATTGCTCCGATGCGGTTGATCGTCTCTTCGACCGTGGTAGCGGCGAAGTGTGCTGGCGACTCACTGGCTGTCATTTTAGGAAGTCCCTGACGGCTCGATATTAAAGGGTTACGCACTGAACGAGTCGCCGACGCTACTCCGTAGGACAATGAGTCTGCAGAGTCTCGGTAATGCTGTTGTTAGTTCGAGATCTGAGGCGACACGGTGCTGGTCGAGCGCTGCTTGAGCGGACTCCCGCGCGGCTTTGATGTAAGCGGCGCTAATATCCTGGATGAACTACGCATGAGCGGAAGCAAGAGTCGATACCCAGTCCAATTGGCTGGCTCCCGCGACCGTTTCCTGCGTCTCTTCCGCCGCCGCGGCGTCCATTACCGAAACGCACTGGGCCCTTGTGGGTTTCGTCGACTGGACAGGTCCGGGGCTGCCACCCGAGGCTAAGCCGAATACCCACTCGGGGACATCCCGGCCGGGCCTGGGCGTGGAACTCGACATGGAACGTGTCAAAGCCGCCCACGAGCTGTATATGCGCGAAGGCCTCGGCAGCCGCGACGACTCCATCGGCATGCAATACCTGATCCCGGGGTGGACGTTCGACCCGAAATGGCCCACACTCACCAGGTCGTGAGTTACGAATGGCTGCGGTCGCGATGCCGATCCTGAGGCGGGTTCGATCACGGTCGGGTTCGCCGGTGTCGAGGCCTTCACAAATCCGTTCGGGGAGGTGTTGGGCGGCTTTCTGTCTGCGATGCTCTACGACACCGTCGGGCCCGCGTTGCTGGCGACGCTGTCAGCCGGGCAGTTCATCGAGACCCTGGAACTTCACACGACTTTCGTGCGTCCGGCAACGACGGGACAGCTGATCGGCCATGGTCGGGTCGTGGCGGTGAGGGCGATGGTCGCCGAGCTTGACGGTACGCTTCAGGACTCCGCGGGAGAGGTTGCCGCCACCGCAACCATGCGGATGGTCGAACGCGCCTGAGCCCACGCCACTCGTTCCGGCACTACCATGGGGCATGGAACGGATGCCATCATGACCGACCAGACCGATTTGAGTGAGCAGGAAAAACAGGCTGCGCTCGACCTCAACCAGCTCAGACAGCTCGTGGGCTTGGTCGAGTACGACCAGAGCCATGATCCCTTCCCCGTCAACGGCTGGGACGCCATCGTTTTCGTAGTCGGCAATGCCACTCAGGCTGCCAGTTACTACCAGTCCACCTGGGGCATGGAGTTGGTTGCCTACTCGGGACCGGAGAACGGCAACCGGGACCACAAGGCGTTCGTGTTGCGGTCAGGCTCCATCCGTTTTGTCCTCAAGGGCGCGGTCAGTCCCGACAGCCCGCTGGTGGCCCACCACGCCAAGCACGGTGATGGCGTCCTCGATATCGCACTTGAGGTTCCTGACGTCGACAAGTGCGTCAGCCAGGCCCGGCGAGCCGGCGCGACGGTGTGCGAGGAACCGCACGATATGTCCGACGAACATGGCACCGTGCGGGTTGCGGCCATCGCGGCGTACGGGGAAACCCGGCACACCCTCGTCCAGCGCGAGGTGAACGGCGTTCGGTACGACGGTCCCTACCTGCCGGGATACCACGCGGCGACGGGCACTTACGTCGGGCGTGACGGTACGTCCGGGCGGCTTTTCCAGGCGCTGGACCACATCGTCGGCAATGTCGAGTTGGGCAAGATGGACGAGTGGGTCGACTTCTACCACCGGGTCATGGGTTTTGTGAACATGGCCGAGTTCATCGGCGATGACATCGCCACCGACTATTCGGCGCTGATGTCTAAAGTCGTCGCCAACGGCAACCACCGCGTCAAGTTCCCGCTCAACGAACCCGCTGTCGCCAAGCGCAAGTCCCAGATCGACGAGTACCTCGAGTTCTATCGCGGCCCCGGGGCGCAGCACCTCGCGTTGGCGACCGACGACATCGTGCGCAGCGTCGACGAGTTACGCGGCAGGGGTGTGCAATTCCTCGATACTCCCGACGCTTACTACGAGGACCCGGAACTGCGTGCCCGCATCGGCGAAGTCCGGGTACCCGTGGACGAACTGCACAAACGCGGCATCCTCGTCGACCGGGACGAGGACGGGTACCTGTTGCAGATCTTCACCAAGCCGCTGGGGGACCGGCCGACTGTCTTCTTCGAGCTCATCGAGCGGCACGGGTCACTGGGCTTCGGGAAGGGCAACTTCAAGGCCCTGTTCGAGTCGATCGAGCGCGAGCAGGAAAAGCGCGGCAACCTCTGATGACCGACTACTTGTCCGGTTTTGGCAACAGCTTCGAAAGCGAGGCACTGCCGGGCGCACTACCGGTCGGCCGCAACTCGCCGCAGCGCTGCGCCTACGGGCTCTATGCCGAGCAGCTCAGCGGTTCACCGTTCACCGCGCCCCGCGCCCACAACGAGCGGTCCTGGCTGTATCGGATCCGGCCCAGCGTGGCCCACTCAGGCCGGTTCACGGCCGTGACCACCGAGCCTGGCAGCCCCACCGGGGGAGTTGCCCACTGGCGTTCCGCGCCGGATGACGCTCCACCCGTCCCCATCGCCCAAATGCGTTGGAACGCATTACCAATACCCGACGAAGACACGACGTTCATCACCGGCATTCGCACGATCACCACCGGCGGCGATGCCGGCACACGCACCGGTTTCGCCTGCAGTGTCTACACCGTCACCGCCTCGATGGTGGACAGCTGCTTCTACAACGGCGATGCCGAGATGCTCTTCGTTCTGGAACACGGGAATGTCCGGTTCTGGACCGAATTCGGCATCATCGATGCTGAGCCCTGCGAGATCGTCGTCATTCCGCGAGGGGTGAAACTGTGTGTCGAGGTGCTCGGCGGACCTGCCCGGGGCTACCTGTGCGAAAACTACGGCGGAGCGTTCACTCTCCCCGAACGAGGGCCGATCGGCGCGAACTGCCTGGCGAATTCCCGCGATTTCCTCACCCCCGTCGCGGCGTACGAGGATCGCGACGTCCCGTCCACCCTGTATGTCAAATGGGGCGGCACGCTGTGGCAGACCGAGCTGAATCATTCCCCGCTCGATGTTGTTGCCTGGCACGGGAATTACGCACCGTACAAGTACGACATGCGGCGGTTCTCGCCGGTCGGTCCAGTGCTGTTCGATCACGCCGACCCGTCCATCTTCACCGTCCTGACCTCGCAGAGCGAGACACCGGGAACCGCCAATGTCGACTTCGTGTGCTTCCCCGAGCGGTGGATGGTCGCCGAGGACACTTTCCGGCCGCCGTGGTATCACATGAACGTCATGAGTGAGTTCATGGGGCTCATTCGCGGTGTGTACGACGCCAAACCGGATGGCTTCGTGCCGGGCGGCTTCAGCCTGCACAACGGCATGATGCCGCATGGCCCCGATGCGCAGGCCTTCGAAGCCGCCAGCACCGTGGCGCTGAAACCTGTGAAACAGGAGAACACGCTGGCCTTCATGTTCGAAACCCGGTTCCCCCAAAAGGTTACGCGTTACGCGGCGGATGTTCCGGAACGGCAGCTGGACTACGCGCACTGCTGGAGCGGTCTGGTCAAACGATTCGACCCGAGCCGGCCGTGACGCCGCCGAGTTCCACACTCGATTTCACGCACGATCCGAACCGCCGCAGCTGGGTTGTCTCCGCGGGACCCGACAGTGGTTTTCCCCTGCAGAACCTCCCTTTCGGAGTGGTGGCCGGTACGGCCGAGGAACCACACGGTGTCGTCCGCATCGGCGACGCCGTGCTGTCCCTGCGTCAACTGGCGGAATCGGGGTTGCTCACCGA encodes:
- a CDS encoding CbiQ family ECF transporter T component, translated to MVLLRPIPGDSVIHQLWAGTKFLAVAGVGVLLTFYPGWVPIGFIAVLVLVVARLAHIPRGAVPSVPFWLWILLALGAATATLAGGAPIVDVGSIHIGLGGLLNFLRITALSIVLLGLGALVSWTTNVADIAPAVATLGRPLRFVGVPVHDWAVTIALALRAFPMLIDEFRTLYAARRLRPKERAESFGARRRQRVGDLIDLLAASVTVALRRADEMGDAITARGGAGQISALASRPKARDWVAFAVLIVVCGSALALELTVLGTSSPRR
- a CDS encoding MarR family winged helix-turn-helix transcriptional regulator, whose amino-acid sequence is MPTPIVEDTVTQRKSELGAELLSVVARLNRLANQRTRLPLPWAQARLLSTIEDQGQARISDLAYLDHCSQPTMTTQVRRLEDAGLVSRTADPGDARAVLIRITEEGRRTLTQARLDRAAAINPRLDRLAPEDRQTLAAAVDVIRRLLEDRGPADDN
- a CDS encoding carbohydrate ABC transporter permease encodes the protein MNPRNVAIYAGLVFGAVITLLPFGLGLLTSFTSAQQFNTDSPMSLPKPPTLQNYLGLADAGFGRAIVVTALMTAIILLGQLVFSVLAAYAFARLEFPGRDTLFWVYIATLMVPATVTVIPLYLMMAEAGLRNTFWALVLPFVFGSPYAIFLLREYFRSIPGDLISAARLDGANTLDVITHVVVPVSRPILVTLGLITVVTQWNNFLWPLVITSGSKWQVLTVATAGLQTQYNAQWTLVMAATTVAIVPLLVLFVALSRNIARSIVVTGIK
- a CDS encoding triacylglycerol lipase; protein product: MSDRVAVETPSLYHYLAEPYRAVAEHMAFVGAIPALGMAHAGEGQGRHVLVIPGLMSDDLSTRLMRKTIDLAGYRSHGWRLGRNIGPTRAAIEGIVMRLEDLANRQGGPIPIVGWSLGGLFARELAMLRPHLVDRVITMGSPVNTIPQRQSSGAEIHDLFEAKHSPSYSSDRWRTHHENPLQPITSIFSKSDGIVQWKTACVDDGPHAENVEVFGSHFGLGANATVVHVILDRLAVSVDDWRPFRAEPLVAQLFPASYSLAA
- a CDS encoding carbohydrate ABC transporter permease; protein product: MATSRVRDTALGYALVGPSLFGVVTFLLLPMLVVAWLSLHRWDLLGPISYVGLDNWTDVLTDSSFATSLLVTLLFVLLVVPTQTGLGLVAAALLARGLPGSGFFRTVYVLPWICAPLAIAVLWRWILAPTDGAVSTVLGHQIDWLTDPGLALPLVSAVVIWTNVGYVTLFFLAGILNIPEDVHNAARTDGANSWQRFRHITLPMLRPTMFFVLVTGIVSAAQVFDTVYALTSGGPQGRTDLVAHRIYAEAFGAAAIGRASVMAILLFVLLVGFTVVQHLYFRRRISYEPT
- a CDS encoding sugar ABC transporter substrate-binding protein codes for the protein MTPRFSTLAAAGLALTMAVLLGLAMLLGHDTEPSGRTVVTVRLWDQQAAAAYRESFAEFSREHPDIEVRVNTVAFSSYFDTLRTDVAGGGADDIFWLSNAYFAGYADSGRLLDIGKTLGPNAARAWEPSVVSQFTRNGALWGVPQLTDAGIAVFFNADLLEADGVDLTELLTLRWSNGPDDTLRPLLTRLTVDDDGRTANTDGFDPTRIHQWGYNAANDMQGIYLNYIGSAGGVFTVGDQFAFDNPQAVEAFTYLVGLINTDHVAPPASVTNSNGDFSRNTFLQGRMALFQSGTFNLAAVANQAPFRWGVVMLSEGPKGRVSVTNGIAAAANSATKHPGAVRQVLEWMGSKQGNEFLGAHGAAVPAVLAAQPVYHDYWKSRGVDVSPFFRVLRGPRVSAPGGPGFPAGYQALRPYFDEMFLGRRDVASSLADAQWAANGAAAR
- a CDS encoding ABC transporter ATP-binding protein translates to MTAPGSAIQPRTAGPLTPGELAQAAVMAALCAATAIIAVVVPFAAGLSMLGTVPMGLLAYRYRMRVLLAATVAGATIAFLIAGLGGFMTVVNCAYIGGLTGIVKRRGRGTPTVLAAAVVAGALFGMVLVGAMTVLSRLRVLAFESMTANIDGLAVAMARVPVLRDFADPLKHGFATLLDYWPVLILGSGVFSICFVSLVGWWALSRVLARLSGVPDVHKLVADTAAGAVAPVPARLADVRFRYPGVDHDALGPVSMDLRPGEHVAITGPNGSGKTTLMLVLAGREPTAGTVERAGAVGLGRIGGTAVIMQHPESQVLGTRVADDVVWGLPPGTTTDVDRLLTEVGLDGLADRDTGGLSGGELQRLAVAGALAREPALLIADEVTSMVDQHGRDTLMTVLSGLTQHHRMSLVHITHYDAEASSADRTVNLGGTTDNTDMVQTAAVPAGTIPGHESGAPVLELTAVGHEYASGTPWAKTALRDITFTVNEGDGLLIHGLNGSGKSTLAWIMAGLTVPTYGACLLDGAPVSGQVGAVAMSFQAARLQLMRSNVEREIASSAGFPVEDQARVAATLATVGLDPGLARRRIDQLSGGQMRRVVLAGLLGRSPRALILDEPLAGLDAASQRGLLRLLEDLRRDTGLTVVVISHDFSGLEDLCPRALHLREGVLAMAPSAAGGAR